One genomic region from Desulfovibrio sp. Huiquan2017 encodes:
- the ispE gene encoding 4-(cytidine 5'-diphospho)-2-C-methyl-D-erythritol kinase, with the protein MPAATLLAPAKINLHLEILGLRDDGYHELRTLFYPVPVPCDVIEVLPGPDDDFYIRCPERPELETTSNILYKAWKAFGEVSGFKPGIFVALTKRIPMGGGLGGGSSDAAALLKWLNGEADDKALPMADMIKLAAQLGADVPFFLQDGPAWAGGIGEALSPAEVDLSGATLLLACPAIHVDTAWAFRAWDEKYGAVPSYESLTSKRGGTKNPSPVSPREMTNAFEEVVFEEHPSLLDIKQTLLSHGAEHAAMSGSGASLFGIYRDRDSAASAARALEKQGIEIFQVDCP; encoded by the coding sequence ATGCCAGCAGCCACCCTCCTCGCCCCAGCCAAAATCAATCTGCACCTGGAAATCCTCGGCCTGCGGGACGACGGCTACCATGAATTGCGCACCCTCTTCTACCCGGTGCCCGTGCCCTGCGACGTCATTGAGGTCCTGCCCGGCCCGGATGACGATTTCTACATCCGCTGCCCCGAACGGCCGGAACTGGAGACCACCTCCAATATCCTCTATAAAGCCTGGAAGGCCTTCGGCGAGGTCTCGGGATTCAAGCCCGGCATCTTCGTCGCCCTGACCAAGCGTATTCCCATGGGCGGGGGCCTGGGGGGCGGCAGTTCGGATGCGGCCGCCCTGCTCAAGTGGCTCAACGGCGAGGCCGACGACAAGGCGCTGCCCATGGCGGACATGATCAAACTGGCCGCGCAACTCGGCGCGGATGTGCCTTTCTTTCTCCAGGACGGCCCGGCTTGGGCGGGCGGCATCGGCGAGGCGCTGAGCCCGGCCGAAGTGGATCTGTCCGGAGCCACATTGCTCCTGGCCTGCCCGGCGATTCATGTGGACACGGCTTGGGCCTTCCGCGCCTGGGATGAAAAATACGGCGCGGTCCCCTCCTATGAATCCTTGACATCAAAAAGGGGGGGTACTAAGAATCCATCTCCCGTTTCGCCCCGGGAAATGACGAACGCCTTTGAGGAAGTCGTTTTTGAGGAGCATCCATCCCTGCTGGATATCAAGCAAACGCTCCTCTCCCACGGGGCCGAACACGCCGCCATGAGCGGCTCGGGAGCCTCCCTGTTCGGCATATATCGGGACAGGGATTCAGCCGCGTCCGCAGCTCGGGCTCTCGAAAAGCAGGGAATTGAAATTTTTCAGGTGGACTGCCCCTAG
- a CDS encoding CarD family transcriptional regulator produces MFKVDELVVYPSQGVGRVERIESQEIGGVKADFYIVRILSNNVTLMVPVANAENVGLRCVCPAEVGQAIFESLKDRTGFTGYTGQNWNRRYREYSEKLKSGDLADVAYVLKELFLIGKDKELSFGERRLLEQAMGLVSMELAYSLGRDQEAIKDDINEMFADVIAAQEKND; encoded by the coding sequence GTGTTCAAGGTCGATGAATTGGTTGTGTATCCCTCCCAGGGCGTAGGGCGCGTGGAGCGTATCGAATCCCAGGAGATCGGCGGCGTCAAGGCCGATTTTTACATAGTCCGGATCTTGAGCAACAACGTTACCCTCATGGTCCCCGTGGCTAATGCCGAGAACGTGGGTCTCCGTTGCGTCTGTCCGGCCGAAGTTGGACAGGCCATCTTCGAATCCCTCAAGGACCGTACCGGATTCACCGGCTACACCGGCCAGAACTGGAACCGGCGCTACCGTGAATATTCCGAAAAGCTCAAGAGCGGCGATCTGGCCGATGTGGCCTACGTGCTCAAGGAGCTCTTCCTCATCGGCAAGGACAAGGAATTGTCCTTCGGTGAGCGCCGTCTGCTGGAACAGGCCATGGGGCTGGTCTCCATGGAGCTGGCCTATTCCCTGGGCCGCGATCAGGAGGCCATCAAGGACGACATCAACGAGATGTTCGCCGATGTCATCGCCGCGCAGGAGAAAAACGACTAG
- a CDS encoding 50S ribosomal protein L25, whose translation MAELLKLNVQERTELGKGPNRRLRTTGMVPGIYYDAKGANIPVKVEMVPLQKAYAAVGNSQVFELVLERSGKSETMPALLWRVRNEPVKGVPEHVDFFGVDLTKELKVAVPFEIVGSSKGVKLGGVLEQYREHIEVICKPMDIPESIVIDVTDLDIMDHVHIEDVAFPEGVSPVFDENFAVLSIAAMQEEGEEGEESAEAAEEAAEETEAE comes from the coding sequence ATGGCAGAACTGCTGAAACTCAATGTCCAGGAACGGACCGAGCTGGGCAAAGGCCCCAACCGCCGCCTCCGCACCACCGGCATGGTCCCGGGCATCTACTACGACGCCAAGGGCGCCAACATCCCGGTCAAGGTGGAGATGGTTCCCCTGCAGAAGGCTTACGCGGCCGTGGGCAACTCCCAAGTCTTCGAGCTGGTCCTGGAACGCAGCGGCAAGTCCGAAACCATGCCCGCCCTGCTGTGGCGCGTGCGCAACGAGCCGGTCAAGGGCGTGCCCGAGCATGTGGACTTCTTCGGCGTGGACCTGACCAAGGAACTCAAGGTCGCCGTCCCGTTCGAAATCGTCGGCTCCTCCAAGGGCGTCAAACTCGGTGGCGTGCTGGAACAGTACCGCGAACACATCGAGGTCATCTGCAAGCCCATGGACATCCCCGAGTCCATCGTCATCGATGTCACCGACCTGGACATCATGGACCACGTCCACATCGAGGACGTCGCCTTCCCCGAGGGCGTCAGCCCGGTCTTCGACGAAAACTTCGCCGTCCTGTCCATCGCCGCCATGCAGGAAGAGGGTGAAGAGGGTGAAGAGTCTGCCGAGGCCGCTGAAGAAGCCGCCGAAGAGACCGAGGCCGAATAG
- a CDS encoding M48 family metallopeptidase yields MRTPLGIFPAILAALMLVLAPAATARADLFGDKMTLRDENKMGHDFDQIIRARQNMVGDTYITKYVAEVVARVVTGKRPMPFHVKSAVIANPLINAFAIPGGYIYIFTGLIQSVTTESQLAGVIAHELAHVSQRHVVSRIEKQKKVTLLSTAGMLAGVLLGVAAGGGNAAQAGQALMFGSQGAATAAMLHYSQEDEREADHVGLNSLVKAGYNPEGMPQTFEIMLKNKWYDNSSNMPSYLSTHPGTEDRITYLNDRIARMPKAFLERKDDNARLNRVQVLIRSRMSPASTALAYWDDKKQSEYTPMDWVGRGITLERLKRIDEAQTAFEKALSLAKNDPLVVREAGIFYFKIGQPDRAVGLLQKAAIMDTGDAMALFYLARLQAEAKQYAEAAKNMRKVNELVPEDWEVHHHLGMILGESGDTFGGNLHLAYAGVYSMRLDKARDHMQRAREVAQTQEQKDQLKELDDIIKARAEIGK; encoded by the coding sequence ATGCGTACTCCACTCGGCATATTCCCGGCAATTCTGGCCGCCCTGATGCTGGTGCTGGCCCCGGCCGCGACCGCCCGCGCCGACCTGTTCGGCGACAAGATGACCTTGCGGGACGAGAACAAGATGGGCCACGATTTCGACCAGATCATCCGCGCCCGGCAAAACATGGTCGGCGACACGTACATCACCAAGTACGTGGCCGAAGTGGTGGCTCGGGTGGTCACGGGCAAACGGCCCATGCCGTTCCACGTCAAGAGCGCGGTCATCGCCAATCCGCTGATCAACGCCTTCGCCATCCCGGGCGGATACATCTACATATTCACCGGCCTGATCCAGTCGGTAACCACCGAATCGCAACTGGCCGGGGTCATCGCCCACGAATTGGCGCACGTTTCCCAGCGGCACGTGGTCAGCCGCATCGAGAAACAGAAGAAGGTCACCCTGCTTTCCACGGCGGGCATGCTGGCCGGGGTGCTGCTCGGGGTGGCCGCAGGCGGCGGCAACGCGGCCCAGGCGGGCCAGGCCCTGATGTTCGGCTCCCAGGGAGCGGCCACGGCGGCCATGCTGCACTATTCCCAAGAAGACGAGCGCGAGGCGGACCACGTAGGGCTCAACTCCCTGGTCAAGGCCGGGTACAATCCCGAAGGCATGCCCCAGACCTTCGAGATCATGCTCAAGAACAAGTGGTACGACAACAGCTCGAACATGCCGAGCTACCTGTCCACCCACCCCGGCACGGAGGATCGCATCACCTATCTCAACGACCGCATCGCGCGCATGCCCAAGGCGTTTCTCGAACGCAAGGACGACAACGCCCGGCTCAACCGCGTCCAGGTGCTCATCCGCTCGCGCATGTCCCCGGCCAGCACGGCCTTGGCCTACTGGGACGACAAGAAGCAGAGCGAATACACGCCCATGGATTGGGTGGGGCGAGGCATCACCTTGGAACGCCTGAAGCGCATCGACGAGGCCCAAACGGCCTTCGAAAAGGCGTTGTCCCTGGCCAAGAACGACCCTCTGGTGGTCCGCGAAGCGGGCATTTTCTACTTCAAGATAGGACAGCCCGACCGCGCCGTGGGGCTGCTGCAGAAGGCGGCCATCATGGACACGGGCGATGCCATGGCCCTGTTCTACCTGGCCCGGCTCCAGGCCGAAGCCAAGCAATACGCCGAGGCCGCGAAGAACATGCGCAAGGTCAACGAACTGGTGCCCGAGGACTGGGAAGTCCACCATCACCTGGGCATGATCCTGGGCGAATCCGGCGACACCTTCGGGGGCAACCTGCACCTGGCCTACGCCGGGGTCTACTCCATGCGCCTCGACAAGGCCCGGGATCACATGCAGCGGGCCCGGGAAGTGGCCCAGACCCAGGAGCAGAAGGACCAGCTCAAGGAGCTGGACGATATCATCAAGGCCCGCGCCGAAATCGGAAAATAG
- a CDS encoding PAS domain S-box protein: MKGDERKSKSELIAELDTLRVRLDTVRNEAWLPIADEFPLFIFEFDLNETFRFVNKHALKTFGYSVADIQAGLSLSAIISPDSIHRARRNFARVLSRENFEHEEYKAVCADGSILPIKAYTQPARRNGEIVGLRGVAIDVSEIRQVENALRSSESHYRTLFETTGTAMVLLSGDALIKNCNSQFCLMSGYAREDIEGKMAWTAFVPPDERDRLLLFQERRIKKTDIPPSDYEFTFLTRDNERRRIHLFVRNVPGTADRVCSLIDVTERDEALRALRKSEERYQLMTRGANDGLWDWYLDSNECFYSPRYREILGYQSEEEFPNTVDSWLKCVHPDDRERAMAANKECIAGKIEQFQVEFRQIHKDGSVRWILGRGASSRDENGRIYRLSGTHSDITQRKQAEDALRESEERFRLMIEHASSGIFQASPEGRFLNVNPALARMLGYDSPKDLISHVGDIGTEVLLNPGDRKAFIEGIYTRGEVANHEYHCRRKDGSPIWLAGNTRLVRNAENDEAYFEGFLQDITARKLNERTTHALYAISTAVNTTRNLQDLYQTIHAIIGEVIEARNFFIAMVNEKEDMLRFVYFQDEKDDYFDIPNISDPSQSSLTIHVFRTAAPLHLSQADPGIEERLASIGVIGTPPAAWLGVPLRQGERVVGAMAVQDYANPRQYSAEAAFFLTAVSEQVAMAIERKTIEEALTRLNEELEDKVEQRTAEIEARKVELEEANRRLMTLDEIKSSMVSSVSHELRTPLTSIRGFAKLCAKDFSRHFLPLAQGETLSAKGQRIQSNLGIIDTEGERLTRLINDFLDINRIESGKACWNDDLLNPAQVIREAVASAAGGFNSSRGVQLVTVLPETARRVQADPDKIKQVLINLLNNAYKFTRQGRVTVSLREQAESLTVSVGDTGSGIPEDELNYIFEKFHKSRLGDTVRSEEQGTGLGLAICKEIVEHYGGAICVESTLGRGSTFTFTLPTVPADENTCIE, encoded by the coding sequence ATGAAAGGCGACGAACGTAAGTCCAAATCAGAGCTTATCGCGGAGCTCGATACGCTTCGCGTGCGGCTCGACACCGTGCGCAACGAGGCGTGGCTGCCCATCGCCGACGAATTCCCCCTGTTCATCTTCGAATTCGACCTGAACGAGACCTTCCGTTTCGTCAACAAGCACGCCTTGAAGACCTTCGGGTACAGCGTGGCGGACATCCAGGCGGGCCTTTCCCTGTCCGCGATCATCTCCCCGGACTCCATCCACCGAGCCCGCCGCAACTTCGCCCGCGTCCTGAGCCGCGAGAATTTCGAGCACGAGGAATACAAGGCCGTGTGCGCGGACGGCTCCATCCTGCCGATCAAGGCCTACACCCAACCCGCGAGACGGAACGGAGAAATCGTGGGCCTGCGCGGCGTGGCCATCGACGTATCCGAAATCCGCCAGGTGGAGAACGCCCTGCGCTCCAGCGAAAGCCACTACCGCACCCTGTTCGAGACCACGGGCACCGCCATGGTCCTGCTGTCCGGGGACGCGCTCATCAAGAATTGTAATTCGCAGTTCTGCCTCATGTCCGGCTATGCCCGCGAGGACATCGAGGGCAAGATGGCCTGGACGGCATTCGTGCCGCCGGACGAACGGGACCGGCTGCTCCTGTTCCAGGAACGCCGCATCAAGAAAACCGACATCCCGCCCAGCGACTACGAATTCACCTTCCTGACCCGCGACAACGAGCGCAGGCGCATCCACCTGTTCGTCCGCAATGTCCCCGGCACCGCCGACCGGGTCTGTTCCCTCATCGACGTGACTGAGCGCGACGAGGCCCTGCGCGCCCTGCGCAAGAGCGAGGAGCGCTACCAACTCATGACCCGGGGCGCCAACGACGGCCTCTGGGACTGGTACTTGGACAGCAATGAATGCTTTTATTCCCCCCGCTACCGGGAAATCCTGGGCTACCAGTCCGAAGAGGAATTTCCCAACACCGTGGATTCTTGGCTGAAATGTGTTCATCCGGACGACCGGGAGCGGGCCATGGCCGCCAATAAAGAGTGCATTGCGGGCAAGATCGAACAATTTCAGGTGGAGTTCCGCCAGATCCACAAGGATGGCTCCGTCCGCTGGATCCTTGGCCGAGGGGCCAGCTCCCGGGATGAAAACGGCAGGATATACCGCCTTTCCGGCACGCACTCGGACATCACCCAGCGCAAGCAGGCCGAGGACGCCCTGCGCGAGAGCGAGGAACGCTTCCGGCTGATGATCGAACACGCCAGCAGCGGCATCTTCCAAGCCTCCCCGGAAGGCCGGTTCCTGAACGTCAACCCGGCCCTGGCCCGGATGCTTGGCTACGACTCCCCCAAGGATCTGATCAGCCACGTCGGGGACATCGGCACGGAGGTGCTCCTGAATCCCGGCGACCGCAAGGCCTTCATCGAAGGCATCTACACCCGAGGCGAAGTGGCCAATCACGAATACCACTGCCGCCGCAAGGACGGCAGCCCCATCTGGCTTGCGGGCAACACCCGGCTGGTGCGCAATGCCGAGAACGACGAGGCCTACTTCGAGGGGTTCCTGCAGGACATCACCGCCCGCAAGCTCAATGAACGCACCACCCACGCCCTGTACGCCATCTCCACGGCGGTCAACACCACCCGCAACCTCCAGGACCTGTACCAGACCATCCACGCCATCATCGGGGAGGTCATCGAGGCCAGGAACTTCTTCATCGCCATGGTGAACGAGAAGGAGGACATGCTCCGCTTCGTCTACTTCCAGGACGAGAAGGACGACTATTTCGACATCCCCAACATCAGCGATCCGAGCCAGAGTAGCCTGACCATCCACGTCTTTCGGACAGCCGCGCCCCTTCACCTCTCCCAGGCCGACCCAGGCATCGAGGAACGGCTGGCCTCCATCGGCGTCATCGGCACACCGCCCGCAGCCTGGCTGGGCGTGCCGCTCCGACAGGGAGAGCGCGTGGTCGGCGCCATGGCCGTTCAGGACTACGCCAATCCCCGGCAGTATTCCGCCGAAGCGGCTTTCTTCCTGACCGCCGTATCCGAGCAGGTGGCCATGGCTATCGAACGCAAGACCATCGAGGAAGCCCTGACCCGGCTCAACGAGGAGCTGGAAGACAAGGTCGAGCAGCGCACCGCTGAAATCGAGGCCCGCAAGGTCGAGCTTGAGGAGGCCAACCGGCGGCTCATGACCCTGGACGAAATCAAGTCGTCCATGGTTTCGTCGGTGTCCCACGAACTGCGCACGCCACTGACCTCCATCCGGGGCTTCGCCAAGCTCTGCGCCAAGGACTTCTCCCGACACTTCCTGCCCCTGGCTCAAGGCGAGACACTGTCGGCCAAGGGGCAGCGCATCCAATCCAACCTCGGGATCATCGACACCGAAGGCGAACGGCTGACCCGGCTGATCAACGATTTCCTGGACATCAACCGCATTGAATCGGGCAAGGCCTGCTGGAATGACGACCTTCTGAACCCGGCCCAGGTGATCCGCGAAGCCGTGGCCTCGGCGGCGGGCGGCTTCAACTCCTCCAGGGGAGTGCAATTGGTCACGGTCCTGCCCGAAACCGCCCGGCGCGTCCAGGCCGACCCGGACAAGATCAAGCAGGTGCTCATCAATCTGCTGAACAATGCCTACAAATTCACCCGCCAGGGGCGCGTCACGGTGTCTCTGCGGGAGCAGGCCGAATCGCTGACCGTGTCCGTGGGCGACACCGGCTCGGGCATTCCCGAGGACGAACTCAACTACATCTTCGAAAAATTCCACAAATCCCGCCTGGGCGACACCGTGCGCAGCGAGGAACAGGGCACCGGCCTGGGCCTGGCCATCTGCAAGGAGATCGTCGAGCACTACGGCGGCGCCATCTGCGTGGAATCCACCCTGGGCCGGGGCAGCACCTTCACCTTCACCCTTCCCACGGTCCCAGCCGACGAAAACACCTGTATCGAATAA
- a CDS encoding Do family serine endopeptidase — protein sequence MNRKAQLLTLVLTLVLAVPVMAQARDLPVFTELAAKAGKAVVFISTEKTTQAPSMEQFRQQVPEGHPFYEFFKRFDQFFGPQGQQPRKMLGQGSGFVISPDGLIVTNNHVINGADKVTVRFQDDKKEYPAEVVGADQETDLAVIKIKPDHSLPTLKFGDSDDIKVGEWVLAIGNPFGLDNTVTAGIISAKHRIIGAGPFDNFLQTDASINPGNSGGPLLDMDGEVIGINTAINAAAENIGFAIPSTQAAKVIALLKEGKAPQRGWLGVTIQQVSETQAKALGLPEPVGALIATVGKGAPADKGGVKQGDVILEVNGKKIDDNNDLLKKIAGLAPGEQANLVLWRNGEKVTRTVTLGQRNEKSLAAMAPNHQDQGQAATVLGMALKPLTDQEAQALGLDKTQGLLVVNVDPNTPAGEEGIRQGDVVLQANQKDVNSVGDLKTVIKSAEKRGAVMLLVKRQGRNSFVALPLDK from the coding sequence ATGAATCGTAAGGCTCAACTTCTCACTCTTGTCCTGACTCTTGTGCTGGCTGTCCCGGTTATGGCGCAGGCACGCGACCTGCCCGTGTTCACCGAGCTGGCCGCCAAGGCGGGCAAGGCCGTGGTTTTCATCTCCACGGAAAAAACCACACAGGCTCCGTCCATGGAGCAATTCCGGCAGCAGGTCCCCGAAGGGCATCCGTTCTACGAGTTTTTCAAGAGGTTCGACCAATTCTTCGGCCCGCAGGGACAGCAGCCGCGCAAGATGCTCGGCCAAGGCTCCGGGTTCGTCATCTCGCCCGACGGACTCATCGTCACCAACAACCACGTCATCAACGGCGCAGACAAGGTGACCGTACGCTTCCAGGACGACAAAAAGGAATACCCGGCCGAAGTCGTGGGCGCCGACCAGGAAACCGACTTGGCCGTCATCAAGATCAAGCCTGACCACTCCTTGCCGACCCTGAAGTTCGGCGACTCCGACGACATCAAGGTGGGCGAATGGGTCCTGGCCATCGGCAACCCCTTCGGCCTGGACAACACGGTCACCGCGGGCATCATCTCGGCCAAGCACCGCATCATCGGTGCGGGTCCCTTTGATAATTTCCTTCAGACCGACGCGTCCATCAACCCCGGCAACTCCGGCGGCCCCCTCCTGGACATGGACGGCGAGGTCATCGGCATCAACACCGCCATCAACGCGGCCGCTGAAAACATCGGCTTTGCCATCCCGTCCACCCAGGCCGCCAAGGTCATTGCCCTGCTCAAGGAAGGCAAGGCCCCCCAGCGCGGCTGGCTTGGCGTGACCATCCAGCAGGTCAGCGAGACCCAGGCCAAGGCCCTGGGGCTGCCTGAACCCGTGGGCGCGCTGATCGCCACCGTGGGCAAGGGAGCTCCGGCCGATAAGGGCGGCGTCAAGCAGGGCGATGTGATCCTTGAGGTCAACGGCAAGAAGATCGACGACAATAACGATCTGCTCAAGAAGATCGCGGGCCTCGCCCCCGGCGAGCAGGCCAACCTCGTGCTCTGGCGCAACGGCGAAAAGGTGACCCGCACCGTCACCCTGGGCCAGCGCAATGAGAAGTCCCTGGCCGCCATGGCCCCGAACCACCAGGATCAGGGCCAGGCCGCCACAGTGCTCGGTATGGCGCTTAAGCCGCTGACCGACCAGGAAGCCCAGGCCCTCGGTCTGGACAAGACCCAGGGACTGCTCGTGGTCAACGTCGATCCCAATACACCCGCCGGCGAAGAAGGAATCCGCCAGGGCGATGTCGTCCTTCAGGCCAACCAGAAGGATGTGAACTCCGTAGGCGACCTCAAGACCGTGATCAAGAGCGCCGAAAAGCGCGGCGCGGTCATGCTCCTGGTCAAGCGCCAGGGACGCAACAGCTTCGTGGCCCTGCCCCTGGACAAATAA
- the rho gene encoding transcription termination factor Rho, which translates to MVTKKTDTESKAKGPAKKTTRKKAVKAAPETNGNGGSLNLTELKQKSMQDLTDLAMSFEVENPSTMRKQELIFALLQQCASQNGQIFGEGVLEILPDGFGFLRSPMYSYMAGPDDIYVSPSQIRRFGLRKGDVVSGQIRPPKEGERYFALLRVSEIGFEDPQHSKNLVLFDNLTPLYPEEQLKLENGASNYSARIIDLLAPIGKGQRGVIVAPPRTGKTIMLQTIANSINANHPEVDLIVLLIDERPEEVTDMQRTVKAEVVSSTFDEPPTRHVQVAEMVIEKAKRLVERKRDVVILLDSITRLGRAYNAVTPSSGRVLSGGIDANALQRPKRFFGAARNIEEGGSLTIISTALIDTGSRMDEVIFEEFKGTGNMELYLDRHLSDKRIYPAIDINRSGTRKEELLMEEDVLNRVWILRKLLSPMNSIDSMEFLRGKMKGTKNNREFLDSMSK; encoded by the coding sequence ATGGTCACCAAAAAGACTGACACCGAAAGCAAAGCCAAAGGCCCCGCCAAAAAAACCACCCGCAAAAAGGCCGTCAAGGCCGCGCCGGAGACCAACGGCAACGGCGGCAGCCTGAACCTCACCGAACTCAAGCAAAAATCCATGCAGGACCTGACCGACCTGGCCATGTCCTTCGAGGTGGAAAACCCGTCCACCATGCGCAAGCAGGAGCTCATCTTCGCCCTGCTGCAACAATGCGCATCCCAAAATGGCCAGATATTCGGCGAAGGCGTCCTGGAAATCCTGCCCGACGGCTTCGGCTTCCTGCGCTCCCCCATGTACAGCTACATGGCCGGGCCCGACGACATCTACGTATCCCCGTCCCAGATCCGTCGTTTCGGTCTGCGCAAGGGTGACGTGGTCTCGGGCCAGATCCGGCCGCCCAAGGAGGGGGAACGATATTTCGCTCTGTTGCGCGTGTCCGAAATCGGCTTCGAAGATCCGCAGCACTCCAAGAACCTGGTCCTGTTCGACAACCTCACGCCTCTCTACCCCGAGGAGCAGCTCAAGCTCGAAAACGGTGCGTCCAACTACTCCGCCCGAATCATCGACCTGCTCGCCCCCATCGGCAAGGGCCAGCGCGGCGTGATCGTGGCCCCGCCCCGTACCGGCAAGACCATCATGCTCCAGACCATCGCCAACTCCATCAACGCCAACCACCCCGAGGTGGACCTCATCGTCCTCTTGATCGACGAGCGGCCCGAGGAAGTGACCGACATGCAGCGCACGGTCAAGGCCGAGGTGGTTTCCTCCACCTTCGACGAGCCGCCGACCCGCCACGTACAGGTGGCCGAAATGGTCATCGAAAAGGCCAAGCGGCTGGTGGAACGCAAGCGCGACGTGGTTATTCTCCTCGACTCCATCACCCGCCTCGGCCGGGCCTACAACGCCGTGACCCCGTCCTCGGGGCGCGTGCTCTCCGGCGGTATCGACGCCAACGCCCTGCAACGGCCCAAACGGTTCTTCGGCGCGGCCCGCAACATCGAGGAGGGCGGCTCCCTGACCATCATATCCACCGCGCTCATCGACACCGGCTCCCGCATGGATGAAGTCATCTTCGAAGAATTCAAGGGCACCGGCAACATGGAGCTCTATCTCGACCGCCACCTTTCCGACAAACGCATCTACCCCGCCATCGACATCAACCGTTCCGGCACCCGCAAGGAAGAGCTGCTCATGGAAGAAGACGTGCTCAACCGCGTGTGGATCCTGCGCAAGCTCCTCTCCCCCATGAACTCCATAGACTCCATGGAGTTTCTGCGCGGCAAGATGAAGGGCACCAAGAACAATCGCGAGTTCCTGGACTCGATGAGCAAATAG
- a CDS encoding ribose-phosphate pyrophosphokinase — translation MHGELKIISGSASPKLADAICEHLGTKASPVLRERFSDGEIRIEIGENVRGDDVFVVQPTCSPVNFHLMELCLMLDALKRASASRVTAVVPYFGYARQDRKVVPRAPISAKMVADLLSTAGMQRLVTIDLHAGQIQGFFNVPVDNLFAAPVLIESLRDRDDDFVIISPDAGGVERARAYAKRLGATLAIVDKRRDAPNQAKAMHIIGDVQGKVAVVIDDMIDTAGTMCAAANVIMENGAKDVLACATHPVLSGPACQRLEESAFSGVVVTDTIPLGNKGDQCSKLKVRSVASLLAKAINNVHTESSVSVLFT, via the coding sequence ATGCACGGTGAACTGAAAATCATCAGCGGGTCCGCAAGTCCCAAACTGGCCGATGCCATTTGCGAGCACCTCGGCACCAAAGCATCGCCGGTCCTGCGCGAGCGGTTTTCCGACGGCGAAATCCGCATTGAGATCGGAGAGAACGTTCGGGGCGACGATGTTTTCGTGGTCCAACCCACCTGTTCCCCGGTCAACTTCCATCTCATGGAGTTGTGCCTGATGCTGGATGCGCTCAAGCGCGCCTCCGCCTCCCGCGTGACCGCCGTGGTTCCCTATTTCGGCTACGCGCGCCAGGACCGTAAAGTGGTCCCCCGCGCGCCCATATCCGCCAAGATGGTGGCCGACCTGCTGTCCACTGCGGGCATGCAGCGGCTGGTGACCATCGACCTGCACGCCGGCCAGATCCAGGGCTTCTTCAACGTGCCCGTGGACAACCTGTTCGCCGCGCCCGTGCTTATCGAATCCCTGCGCGACCGGGACGACGATTTCGTCATCATCTCCCCGGATGCGGGCGGCGTCGAGCGCGCCCGGGCCTACGCCAAGCGGCTGGGCGCCACCCTGGCCATCGTGGACAAGCGCCGCGACGCGCCCAACCAGGCCAAGGCCATGCACATCATCGGCGACGTCCAAGGCAAGGTGGCCGTGGTCATCGACGACATGATCGACACTGCGGGCACCATGTGCGCCGCCGCCAACGTGATCATGGAGAACGGAGCCAAGGACGTGCTCGCCTGCGCCACCCATCCTGTCCTGTCCGGTCCGGCCTGCCAGCGGCTGGAAGAGTCGGCTTTCTCCGGAGTGGTCGTCACCGACACCATTCCCCTGGGCAACAAGGGGGACCAGTGCAGCAAGCTCAAGGTCCGCTCGGTGGCCTCGCTGCTGGCCAAAGCAATCAACAACGTGCACACGGAATCCTCCGTGTCCGTTCTGTTTACGTAA
- the pth gene encoding aminoacyl-tRNA hydrolase, producing the protein MDFKGAIVGLGNPGPEYANTRHNIGFMFVDHLLHMADGRKSMRLEKIEESGDYDLWQCKFAGAFRLLVKPLTYMNLSGKAVGRICGRHGIEPADLVVVHDELDLPVGRMKFKRGGSDNGHNGLKSIQERLGTPDFCRLRLGIGRPGDAYKPITDWVLEPFDPQSASLLPQIIGHAAKGLDIFFRRGMGFAQQHVNSFSIPEEESE; encoded by the coding sequence ATGGATTTTAAAGGCGCCATAGTGGGGCTGGGCAACCCCGGTCCCGAATACGCGAACACCCGGCACAACATCGGGTTCATGTTCGTGGACCATCTCCTGCACATGGCGGACGGACGCAAGTCCATGCGGCTGGAGAAGATCGAGGAATCCGGCGACTACGACTTGTGGCAATGCAAGTTCGCCGGGGCCTTCCGCCTCCTGGTCAAGCCGCTGACCTACATGAACCTGTCCGGCAAGGCCGTGGGCCGCATCTGCGGGCGCCATGGCATCGAGCCCGCCGATTTGGTGGTCGTCCACGACGAACTGGACCTGCCCGTGGGCCGGATGAAATTCAAGCGGGGCGGCAGCGACAACGGGCACAACGGGCTCAAGTCCATCCAGGAGCGCCTCGGCACTCCCGACTTCTGCCGGTTGCGGCTGGGCATCGGCCGACCGGGCGATGCGTACAAGCCCATCACCGACTGGGTCCTGGAGCCGTTCGACCCGCAATCGGCGTCACTCCTGCCCCAAATCATCGGGCATGCGGCCAAGGGATTGGACATTTTTTTCCGGCGTGGCATGGGCTTTGCCCAGCAGCACGTCAACTCATTTTCCATCCCGGAAGAAGAATCGGAGTAA